From a single Cyclobacterium marinum DSM 745 genomic region:
- the rplL gene encoding 50S ribosomal protein L7/L12 — translation MADLKAFAEQLVNLTVKEVNELAEILKDEYGIEPAAAAATVVAAGGAAGDGAAEEEQTSFDVVLKAAGGQKLAVVKLVKELTGLGLKDAKEVVDSAPKAVKEGVSKEEAEALKKQLEEAGAEVELK, via the coding sequence ATGGCAGATCTTAAAGCATTCGCTGAGCAGTTAGTTAACTTAACTGTAAAAGAGGTAAATGAGTTAGCCGAAATTTTGAAAGATGAATATGGTATCGAACCTGCTGCTGCTGCTGCTACTGTAGTAGCTGCTGGTGGAGCCGCTGGCGATGGTGCTGCTGAAGAAGAGCAAACTTCTTTTGATGTTGTCTTGAAAGCTGCAGGTGGACAAAAATTGGCAGTAGTTAAACTTGTTAAAGAATTGACAGGTCTTGGACTAAAAGATGCCAAAGAAGTAGTAGACAGTGCTCCTAAAGCTGTTAAAGAAGGTGTAAGCAAAGAAGAAGCTGAAGCCCTTAAGAAACAACTTGAAGAAGCTGGAGCTGAAGTTGAGCTTAAATAG
- the rplK gene encoding 50S ribosomal protein L11, translating to MAKEISGYLKLQVKGGQANPSPPVGPALGSKGLNIMEFCKQFNARTQDKMGQVLPVLVTIYSDKSFDFVVKTPPAAVMLLEAAKLKSGSSEPNRKKVGSVSWDQVKEIAEVKMPDLNAFEVPSAMRMVAGTARSMGITVSGKAPWEE from the coding sequence ATGGCTAAAGAAATCTCTGGTTATCTGAAACTACAGGTAAAGGGTGGCCAGGCTAACCCATCTCCTCCAGTTGGTCCGGCTCTTGGTTCAAAAGGGCTGAACATTATGGAGTTCTGTAAGCAGTTTAATGCCAGAACTCAAGACAAAATGGGCCAAGTTCTTCCCGTTCTTGTTACGATTTATTCGGACAAGTCTTTTGATTTTGTAGTAAAAACACCTCCGGCAGCAGTAATGCTTTTGGAAGCAGCAAAATTAAAAAGTGGTTCTTCAGAACCAAACAGGAAAAAGGTAGGCTCTGTATCTTGGGATCAGGTTAAAGAAATTGCAGAAGTGAAAATGCCCGATTTGAATGCTTTTGAAGTTCCGTCTGCTATGAGAATGGTAGCTGGTACAGCAAGAAGTATGGGAATCACTGTTTCAGGAAAAGCTCCTTGGGAGGAATAA
- the rplJ gene encoding 50S ribosomal protein L10, protein MTRENKKSIIDELTEKLKSTPHFYISDASGFSVAQVNGFRKLCFDKGLEYKVYKNTLIKKALENLDADYSEFADNALKGFSGILFSPEVGSLPAKVILDYRKKLATKDKKPLFKGASIEGAQFLGESHLETLSKLKSKEELLGEVISLLQSPATNVVSALQSGKNILAGLVKTLAEKEEA, encoded by the coding sequence ATGACTAGAGAAAATAAAAAAAGCATAATTGACGAACTTACCGAAAAGCTAAAATCTACTCCGCATTTTTATATTTCCGATGCATCAGGATTTAGTGTAGCTCAGGTAAATGGTTTCAGAAAATTATGCTTCGATAAAGGTTTGGAGTATAAGGTGTATAAAAATACCCTTATCAAAAAAGCCTTGGAAAATCTCGACGCAGATTATTCTGAATTCGCAGACAATGCATTGAAAGGTTTTTCAGGAATCCTTTTCTCACCAGAAGTTGGAAGCCTTCCTGCTAAAGTAATTTTAGATTACAGGAAAAAGCTTGCTACCAAAGATAAAAAACCTTTGTTCAAAGGTGCTTCAATCGAGGGAGCTCAATTTCTAGGAGAAAGTCATCTAGAAACACTTTCTAAACTGAAATCCAAAGAGGAATTGTTGGGAGAAGTTATTTCTCTACTACAATCTCCAGCTACAAATGTGGTTTCAGCGCTTCAAAGCGGAAAAAATATTCTTGCCGGCCTGGTAAAAACCCTTGCCGAAAAAGAAGAAGCATAA
- the pyrH gene encoding UMP kinase: protein MKYKRILLKLSGEALMGDNSYGIDSKRLQEYATQIKNVHDLGVEIAIVIGGGNIFRGVQAGKVGIDRVQGDYMGMLATLINAMALQSSLEQNGMYTRLMSGIKVESVCEPFIRRRAIRHLEKGRIVIFGAGIGNPYFTTDSTASLRAIEIEAEVVLKGTRVDGVYTADPEKNPTATRYSNITFQEVYEKNLNVMDMTAFTLCQENNLPIIVFDMNKTDNLLDLINGKEVGTLITSK, encoded by the coding sequence ATGAAATACAAACGAATACTCCTTAAGCTTAGCGGAGAAGCCCTGATGGGAGACAATAGCTATGGCATTGATTCCAAAAGACTTCAAGAATATGCCACTCAAATTAAGAATGTTCATGATCTTGGTGTAGAGATTGCCATTGTCATTGGCGGAGGTAATATCTTTAGAGGTGTACAAGCAGGTAAAGTTGGAATAGATCGGGTTCAAGGAGATTACATGGGTATGTTAGCTACCCTAATTAATGCAATGGCACTTCAAAGTTCACTTGAACAAAACGGCATGTATACACGCCTCATGTCCGGTATCAAGGTAGAAAGTGTTTGTGAACCTTTTATTAGAAGAAGGGCCATTCGTCATTTAGAAAAAGGTAGAATTGTGATTTTTGGTGCCGGTATTGGTAATCCATACTTCACTACCGACTCCACCGCCAGCCTTAGGGCCATTGAAATTGAAGCTGAGGTTGTACTTAAAGGCACGAGAGTGGATGGGGTATATACAGCAGACCCTGAAAAAAACCCTACGGCCACAAGGTATTCTAACATCACGTTTCAGGAGGTTTACGAGAAAAACCTTAATGTAATGGACATGACAGCTTTTACATTATGTCAGGAAAACAATCTTCCAATCATTGTTTTTGATATGAACAAAACGGATAACCTTTTGGACCTAATCAATGGCAAGGAAGTTGGTACGTTGATAACATCTAAATAA
- the secE gene encoding preprotein translocase subunit SecE, with protein sequence MNVKNFVIESIDEMKNKVTWPKYSTLQNSAVLVLVASLIFALVIGFIDLTFENIMTWFYDLF encoded by the coding sequence ATGAATGTTAAAAATTTTGTAATTGAGTCCATTGATGAAATGAAGAATAAGGTCACATGGCCTAAGTATTCTACACTTCAAAATAGTGCCGTTTTGGTGCTAGTGGCTTCATTAATTTTCGCTTTGGTAATCGGTTTCATCGATTTGACCTTCGAAAATATCATGACATGGTTTTATGATTTATTCTAA
- the nusG gene encoding transcription termination/antitermination protein NusG: MADHNWYVLRVVAGQEKKAKTYLDNEIARQKLEDYIPEVLIPSEKVYEMRNGKKRVRERNFFPGYVLVNADLSHGEANHVITSIPGVIGFLGSNQGGASKTPEPLRQSEINRILGRVEEIDEFAEKLDTPFIVGETVKVMDGPFSGFSGMIEEVFDDKKKLNVMVKIFGRNTPVELNFIQVEKLD; this comes from the coding sequence ATGGCAGATCACAATTGGTACGTACTCAGAGTAGTAGCAGGTCAGGAAAAGAAAGCAAAGACTTATTTGGACAATGAAATTGCCCGACAGAAGCTTGAAGACTATATTCCTGAAGTTTTGATACCTTCTGAGAAAGTATATGAAATGCGCAATGGCAAAAAGCGTGTCAGGGAAAGAAACTTCTTTCCTGGATATGTGTTGGTCAATGCGGATCTCAGTCATGGAGAAGCCAATCACGTCATTACGAGTATACCGGGAGTAATCGGTTTTTTAGGGTCAAACCAAGGGGGGGCTTCCAAAACCCCTGAGCCATTACGTCAGTCAGAAATCAACAGGATTTTAGGTCGTGTTGAAGAGATTGATGAGTTTGCAGAAAAACTGGATACACCATTTATAGTTGGAGAGACCGTGAAGGTAATGGACGGTCCCTTTAGTGGATTCTCGGGTATGATTGAAGAGGTATTTGATGACAAGAAGAAGCTTAATGTTATGGTTAAGATATTCGGTCGTAATACCCCTGTTGAATTAAACTTTATTCAAGTAGAAAAACTAGATTAG
- a CDS encoding M1 family metallopeptidase, with amino-acid sequence MRSTYSASTYCIIAILLFFSCKSASTIKPEPMATDRIPTDSLKDGGQVHESEAAFEQELRLREYRGSRSRDFDLLHTNLELAFDYKNRTVEGNAILTLKPYAYPQEELVLDAKDFEIHKVSLIQGDKIHPLNFDYDQEKLTLPLPERKRKEDTLQIAITYTAFPEKGNKEGSAAITDTKGLYFINPDGEDRNKPVQIWTQGETVFSSKWFPTIDSPNERQTHDFYLTVPNGYLSLSNGELLDSKENPDGTRTDHWQMAIPHAPYLSAIVVGKFSSIEENVNGVRLRYFVEPKYEAGAKGVFGHTPEMITFFSDLLDMPFPWQKYDQVVVRDFVSGAMENTTLSIFMEALNLNEREALDTEWDYIIAHELFHQWFGNYVTTESWANLALNEAFADYSEYLWFEYKEGRDQADMHHFNAIEQYLAESEEKQLDLIRYYYEDSEDMFDNHTYAKGGRILHMLRKLLGDEVFFDGLRSYLKQNALSSVEVHDLRLALEKASGQDLNWFFNQWFLSSGHPQLKISWDETNPDNILLKLEQEQDFSQSPLFKLPFKVSIYKEGQRIEKSYILNKAVQEFALQNGAGTQLAIFDEYSELLSLRSESRGFEKLEKQFLLSTSGLARVEALDSLTSNYTEQLDYLPTLERALEDPFHVVRELALHRMNRLDASVAIKNNLEHKVLKLVEEDPDNAVRAAALEALAGIGGSKYQQLFYRLINAPSYQVSGAALTAYLDIEGNAANKEELFERLKDEENIRIIAPLADYLTREKKAEGANWMHEKLGALTGESLYYFLGYYGDFFASVEGVTTGDAVSSLGEIASTHKLNYVRLAAYQSLFGFIDDAGVLELAKSIQERETDEMVREYEEYYLSPYLEGN; translated from the coding sequence ATGCGGTCTACCTATAGCGCTTCAACTTATTGTATCATTGCGATACTTTTATTTTTTTCTTGCAAGAGTGCTTCCACCATTAAGCCGGAGCCCATGGCTACGGATAGGATTCCAACTGATTCATTGAAGGATGGAGGCCAAGTTCATGAAAGCGAGGCTGCCTTTGAGCAAGAGTTAAGGCTCAGGGAATATAGAGGAAGCCGGTCTCGGGATTTTGACTTACTGCATACCAACCTCGAACTTGCTTTCGATTATAAGAATCGGACGGTAGAAGGAAATGCAATTTTAACCTTAAAACCCTATGCTTATCCCCAGGAAGAGTTGGTTTTGGATGCTAAGGATTTTGAAATACATAAGGTCAGTTTAATTCAAGGCGACAAAATTCACCCCTTGAATTTTGATTATGACCAAGAGAAATTAACCTTGCCATTACCGGAGAGGAAGAGAAAGGAAGATACCTTACAAATAGCCATAACTTATACAGCCTTTCCGGAAAAAGGAAACAAGGAAGGGTCTGCGGCAATTACGGATACAAAAGGGCTTTATTTTATTAATCCTGATGGCGAGGACCGAAATAAACCGGTACAAATTTGGACTCAGGGAGAAACGGTATTTAGTTCGAAGTGGTTTCCTACGATTGATAGCCCTAATGAAAGGCAAACTCACGATTTTTATTTGACCGTACCGAACGGATACTTAAGTCTTAGCAATGGTGAGTTACTGGACAGTAAGGAGAATCCTGATGGTACTAGGACAGACCATTGGCAGATGGCAATTCCGCACGCACCTTATTTGTCAGCCATAGTGGTTGGTAAATTTTCCTCTATAGAAGAAAATGTAAATGGGGTGAGACTGCGGTATTTTGTGGAACCAAAATATGAGGCTGGAGCAAAAGGGGTGTTTGGCCATACCCCGGAAATGATAACCTTTTTCTCCGACTTGCTTGATATGCCCTTTCCTTGGCAAAAATATGACCAAGTGGTGGTAAGAGACTTTGTGTCGGGTGCTATGGAAAACACGACACTTTCAATTTTCATGGAGGCATTAAATTTAAATGAAAGAGAGGCATTGGATACTGAATGGGATTATATCATCGCACATGAACTTTTTCATCAGTGGTTTGGGAATTATGTAACCACAGAGTCTTGGGCCAATTTGGCATTGAATGAGGCTTTTGCGGATTATTCGGAATACCTCTGGTTTGAATACAAGGAGGGAAGGGATCAGGCCGATATGCATCATTTTAATGCAATAGAACAATACTTAGCTGAGTCTGAAGAGAAGCAATTAGACTTGATCCGGTATTATTATGAAGACAGCGAGGATATGTTTGATAACCATACCTATGCCAAAGGAGGCCGGATTTTGCACATGCTAAGAAAACTTTTGGGAGATGAGGTGTTTTTTGATGGGTTGCGGTCGTATCTCAAACAAAATGCCTTAAGTAGTGTAGAGGTACATGATTTAAGGCTGGCTTTAGAAAAAGCCTCAGGTCAGGATTTGAATTGGTTTTTTAATCAATGGTTTCTTTCTTCCGGCCATCCTCAGTTAAAAATAAGTTGGGATGAAACAAACCCTGATAATATTTTGCTAAAATTGGAGCAGGAGCAAGACTTTTCTCAATCACCACTTTTCAAGCTTCCGTTTAAGGTAAGTATTTACAAAGAAGGACAGCGAATCGAGAAGTCCTATATATTGAATAAGGCTGTTCAAGAATTTGCTTTACAAAATGGAGCAGGTACTCAACTTGCAATTTTCGATGAATACAGTGAGCTATTGAGCTTGCGATCTGAATCTAGAGGGTTTGAAAAATTAGAGAAGCAATTTCTTTTGTCTACTTCAGGTTTGGCAAGGGTTGAGGCCTTGGATAGTTTGACGAGTAATTATACCGAACAATTGGATTATTTACCCACCCTAGAGCGTGCTTTGGAGGATCCATTCCATGTAGTGCGTGAGTTGGCATTGCATCGCATGAATCGATTGGATGCTTCTGTGGCTATTAAGAACAATTTGGAGCATAAAGTCCTGAAATTGGTAGAGGAAGATCCTGACAACGCAGTGAGAGCAGCAGCCTTGGAAGCATTGGCCGGTATAGGGGGCAGCAAGTATCAGCAATTGTTTTATAGGCTTATCAATGCACCTTCATATCAGGTTTCAGGGGCAGCTTTAACTGCCTATTTGGATATAGAGGGCAATGCAGCGAATAAAGAGGAGTTGTTTGAACGTTTAAAAGATGAAGAGAATATAAGAATAATTGCTCCACTTGCAGATTATTTGACAAGAGAAAAAAAAGCAGAAGGGGCAAATTGGATGCATGAGAAGTTGGGGGCCTTAACCGGAGAATCTTTGTATTATTTTTTAGGGTATTACGGAGACTTTTTTGCGAGTGTGGAGGGAGTAACTACCGGGGACGCGGTTTCCAGTTTAGGGGAGATTGCTTCCACGCACAAGTTAAATTACGTAAGGTTGGCGGCTTACCAATCCCTTTTTGGATTTATTGATGATGCGGGGGTGCTTGAATTAGCGAAGTCCATTCAGGAGAGAGAGACAGATGAAATGGTCCGTGAGTATGAGGAGTATTATCTTTCTCCCTATTTAGAAGGGAATTAA
- the frr gene encoding ribosome recycling factor → MEEIQLYLEEAKSLMDKAVQHTIAELIKIRAGKAMPNFLDGIMVVYYGNPTPIQQVASITTPDARTLAIKPWEQKLIPEVEKAIINSDLGLNPQNNGEMVLLTVPPLTEERRKNLVKQVKNECENGKISIRNVRKDTNDGLRKLQKEGVAEDDVKRAEDTVQKMTDQHSAKIDELFTKKEAEIMTI, encoded by the coding sequence ATGGAAGAGATTCAGCTTTACTTAGAAGAGGCAAAGTCTTTGATGGACAAAGCAGTCCAACATACAATTGCCGAATTAATAAAAATAAGAGCAGGCAAGGCAATGCCTAATTTCTTAGACGGAATAATGGTAGTCTATTATGGTAACCCTACTCCTATACAGCAAGTAGCTTCTATAACTACCCCTGATGCTAGAACATTGGCAATCAAACCTTGGGAACAAAAATTAATTCCGGAAGTAGAAAAAGCAATCATTAACTCAGACCTAGGTTTAAATCCTCAAAACAATGGCGAAATGGTGTTATTGACCGTTCCACCATTAACCGAGGAACGTAGAAAAAACTTAGTAAAACAGGTTAAAAATGAGTGTGAAAACGGAAAAATAAGTATTCGAAACGTTAGAAAAGACACCAATGACGGCCTTAGAAAGCTTCAAAAAGAAGGTGTAGCTGAAGACGATGTTAAAAGAGCGGAAGATACTGTTCAAAAAATGACTGATCAACATTCAGCTAAAATTGATGAGCTATTCACCAAAAAAGAAGCTGAAATAATGACGATATAA
- the tuf gene encoding elongation factor Tu: MAKATFDRSKPHVNIGTIGHVDHGKTTLTAAITTVLARKGLSELRDFASIDNAPEEKERGITINTSHVEYQTEARHYAHVDCPGHADYVKNMVTGAAQMDGAILVVAATDGPMPQTREHILLARQVGVPALVVFMNKVDLVDDPELLELVEMEVRELLSFYEFDGDNIPVISGSALGALNGEAKWEDTVMELMSAVDSYIPLPERAIDKDFLMPVEDVFSITGRGTVATGRIERGVVNSGEAVDIIGMGAEGLKSTVTGVEMFRKILDRGEAGDNVGLLLRGIEKSQIKRGMIICKPGSVTPHAHFKAEVYVLSKEEGGRHTPFFNRYRPQFYLRTTDVTGEITLPENVEMVMPGDNITIEVNLINPVALEKGLRFAIREGGRTVGAGQVTEILD; this comes from the coding sequence ATGGCAAAAGCAACCTTTGACCGTTCCAAACCACACGTAAACATAGGTACGATTGGTCACGTCGATCATGGTAAGACTACTTTGACTGCTGCCATTACTACTGTGTTGGCCAGAAAGGGTCTTTCTGAATTAAGAGACTTTGCTTCCATCGATAACGCACCGGAAGAAAAGGAGAGGGGTATCACAATTAATACCTCACACGTAGAATATCAAACGGAGGCTAGACACTATGCCCACGTTGATTGCCCAGGTCACGCTGACTACGTAAAAAACATGGTAACTGGTGCTGCTCAGATGGACGGTGCAATTCTTGTAGTTGCGGCCACTGATGGTCCAATGCCACAAACTAGAGAGCACATCCTTCTTGCTCGTCAGGTAGGTGTACCAGCTTTGGTAGTATTCATGAACAAAGTAGATTTGGTGGATGACCCCGAATTACTTGAGTTGGTAGAAATGGAAGTAAGAGAACTTCTTTCATTCTATGAGTTTGATGGAGACAATATTCCTGTAATTTCAGGTTCTGCTCTTGGTGCACTTAACGGTGAAGCCAAATGGGAAGATACTGTAATGGAACTTATGTCTGCTGTGGATTCTTATATTCCACTTCCTGAAAGAGCTATCGACAAGGATTTCTTGATGCCGGTTGAAGACGTATTCTCTATTACAGGTAGAGGTACAGTAGCAACAGGTAGGATTGAAAGAGGAGTTGTAAACTCTGGAGAAGCAGTAGATATCATTGGTATGGGAGCTGAAGGACTTAAATCTACCGTTACTGGTGTAGAGATGTTCCGTAAGATCCTAGACAGAGGTGAAGCTGGTGATAACGTTGGTTTGTTGCTAAGAGGTATTGAAAAGTCTCAGATCAAACGTGGAATGATCATCTGTAAGCCTGGATCTGTAACTCCTCACGCACACTTCAAAGCTGAAGTTTACGTGTTAAGTAAAGAAGAAGGTGGTAGACACACTCCTTTCTTTAACAGATACAGACCTCAGTTTTACTTAAGAACAACTGATGTAACTGGAGAAATCACTCTTCCTGAAAATGTTGAGATGGTTATGCCAGGTGATAACATCACAATTGAGGTGAATTTGATCAACCCTGTTGCTTTGGAAAAAGGACTTAGATTTGCCATCAGAGAAGGTGGTAGAACTGTGGGTGCAGGTCAAGTTACTGAAATCTTGGACTAA
- the rplA gene encoding 50S ribosomal protein L1: protein MAKLTKKKKEALSKYDPSQQYSLAEASSIVKDITTTKFDASIDLDIRLGVDPRKADQMVRGVVALPHGIGKEVKVLVLCSPDKEEEAKQAGADFVGLDEYIAKIEGGWTDIDVIITTPNVMAKVGRLGRVLGPRGLMPNPKSGTVTLDVGKAVNEVKAGKIDFKVDKFGIIHASVGKASFSAEKIKENAEELIQTISKLKPTAAKGTYFKSIHMSSTMSSGIVIDKSSIQGL, encoded by the coding sequence ATGGCTAAGTTAACAAAAAAGAAAAAAGAAGCTCTTTCTAAATACGACCCTAGCCAACAATATTCCTTGGCGGAGGCTTCTAGCATTGTTAAGGACATAACAACAACTAAGTTTGACGCTTCTATAGACCTAGACATCCGTTTAGGTGTTGATCCACGAAAAGCTGACCAAATGGTTAGAGGTGTAGTGGCCTTGCCTCACGGTATTGGTAAAGAAGTTAAAGTATTAGTACTTTGTAGTCCTGATAAGGAAGAAGAAGCCAAACAAGCGGGAGCTGATTTTGTTGGTTTGGATGAGTACATTGCAAAAATTGAGGGTGGTTGGACAGATATTGATGTCATAATCACCACTCCTAATGTGATGGCAAAAGTAGGTAGACTTGGTAGAGTATTGGGCCCTCGTGGACTAATGCCTAACCCTAAGTCTGGTACTGTAACCCTGGATGTTGGGAAAGCAGTAAATGAAGTAAAGGCTGGTAAAATCGATTTTAAAGTAGACAAGTTTGGAATTATCCATGCTAGTGTAGGTAAAGCCTCTTTCTCTGCTGAAAAAATTAAGGAAAATGCTGAAGAATTAATTCAGACAATTTCCAAATTGAAGCCAACCGCTGCTAAAGGTACTTATTTTAAAAGTATTCATATGTCTAGCACTATGTCTTCGGGTATCGTAATTGATAAGAGTAGTATTCAAGGTTTATAA